The Amycolatopsis mongoliensis genome includes a window with the following:
- a CDS encoding carbohydrate-binding protein, with protein sequence MRKALPVVAALALLAGELPPTAAAADAVSLTPYAPASYTNLYTTPDGPITGSTYIFSPTPNFPDRIAHDFAHMRDVGVNTVGFYNLVQMSDADRDTLFTNLENNNQKAMLRIEWYDANTFDFDDDGTHDDAESVLRYYDTDDPAHGYTALLTYLKRTNRLRDIAYFSVNMPVDDGTVAGHFTGERSNPRWASSQPPYAQYLLSRLRQVLGASSKFYLSVFYGWDQSYPTPGYAGIPNPADGYFFNNYSYPAGAPPTADAPTSTLLNQPRLQTAMDKLVAQYPTQPKVVEYGFHTVDFNNGVPPAQTAGLVQSLDAKRKALPATTSYYRGGSSNGVPFRVRGTMYFAQNLYKEEGDPAALMDWTLDYPATAAVQAEDRSTTGFFRNGHPAAAPVVTDAGGQAVPLRGNGSALEFYGLATASAIQVRYRAARPADLELSVNGAAPRVVRVPAARDWRVASLPLSVPRQGAVRVAARGDVLVDWLRPMANLEAEATQAVGADRIAAADASDGASLLLRGGRPAAFSVGPVAGGSHLTFRYAATAPARVRVLLDGHDVPADLPATGGGYASRTVPLDVPSGTRITVARGADGADLAVDYLLVTGQYEAEAAGGLYNGAHGIRAAAAAEGAAATSFDVVGASMVVDTVIAGTTATFRYAATRDASMTVIVHGQGHRVDFPSTGGAYRTVSAAVPIPAGATVIVQRNADDQAAGLTVDWLRVSG encoded by the coding sequence ATGCGCAAGGCATTACCCGTCGTGGCCGCGCTGGCGCTGCTCGCCGGCGAGCTCCCGCCCACGGCCGCCGCGGCCGACGCGGTGTCGCTGACCCCGTACGCCCCCGCGAGCTACACCAACCTGTACACCACTCCCGACGGGCCGATCACCGGCTCGACCTACATCTTCAGCCCCACCCCGAACTTCCCCGACCGGATCGCCCACGACTTCGCGCACATGCGCGACGTCGGGGTCAACACCGTCGGGTTCTACAACCTGGTGCAGATGTCCGACGCCGACCGGGACACGCTGTTCACCAACCTGGAGAACAACAACCAGAAGGCCATGCTCCGCATCGAGTGGTACGACGCGAACACCTTCGACTTCGACGACGACGGCACCCACGACGACGCCGAGAGCGTGCTGCGCTACTACGACACCGACGACCCGGCCCACGGCTACACCGCGCTGCTGACCTACCTCAAGCGCACGAACCGCTTGCGGGACATCGCGTACTTCTCGGTGAACATGCCGGTCGACGACGGCACGGTCGCCGGGCACTTCACCGGTGAGCGGAGCAACCCGCGGTGGGCCTCGAGCCAGCCGCCGTACGCGCAGTACCTGCTGAGCCGGCTGCGCCAGGTGCTCGGCGCGAGCTCGAAGTTCTACCTGAGCGTGTTCTACGGCTGGGACCAGTCCTACCCGACACCGGGCTACGCCGGCATCCCGAACCCGGCGGACGGCTACTTCTTCAACAACTACAGCTACCCGGCCGGCGCCCCGCCGACCGCGGACGCGCCGACGTCCACGCTGCTGAACCAGCCTCGGCTGCAGACCGCGATGGACAAGCTCGTCGCCCAGTACCCGACCCAGCCCAAGGTCGTCGAGTACGGCTTCCACACGGTGGACTTCAACAACGGTGTGCCGCCCGCCCAGACCGCGGGCCTGGTGCAGTCGCTCGACGCCAAGCGGAAGGCACTGCCCGCGACCACGTCCTACTACCGCGGCGGCTCGTCGAACGGGGTGCCGTTCCGGGTCCGGGGCACCATGTACTTCGCGCAGAACCTCTACAAGGAGGAAGGCGATCCGGCCGCGCTCATGGACTGGACGCTGGACTACCCGGCGACCGCCGCGGTCCAGGCCGAGGACCGGAGCACGACCGGGTTCTTCCGGAACGGCCACCCGGCGGCCGCGCCGGTCGTCACGGACGCGGGCGGGCAGGCGGTGCCGTTGCGCGGCAACGGTTCCGCGCTCGAGTTCTACGGCCTCGCCACGGCCAGCGCGATCCAGGTCCGCTACCGGGCGGCGCGGCCGGCCGACCTGGAACTGTCGGTCAACGGCGCGGCCCCGCGCGTGGTGCGAGTGCCCGCCGCGCGGGACTGGCGGGTGGCGAGCCTGCCGCTGTCGGTACCCCGGCAGGGCGCGGTGCGGGTCGCCGCACGCGGTGACGTGCTGGTCGACTGGCTGCGGCCGATGGCCAACCTGGAGGCCGAGGCCACGCAGGCGGTGGGCGCCGACCGGATCGCCGCGGCCGACGCCTCGGACGGCGCGAGCCTGCTGCTGCGCGGTGGGCGTCCCGCGGCCTTCTCGGTGGGCCCGGTCGCCGGCGGCAGCCACCTGACCTTCCGCTACGCGGCCACCGCTCCGGCCCGGGTGCGGGTGCTGCTCGACGGGCACGACGTCCCGGCCGACCTGCCGGCCACCGGCGGCGGCTACGCGTCCCGGACCGTGCCGCTCGACGTGCCCTCGGGCACCCGGATCACGGTGGCGCGCGGGGCCGACGGCGCCGATCTGGCGGTGGACTACCTGCTGGTGACCGGGCAGTACGAGGCCGAGGCGGCCGGCGGGCTGTACAACGGGGCGCACGGCATCCGGGCGGCCGCGGCGGCGGAGGGTGCCGCCGCGACGTCGTTCGACGTGGTGGGCGCGTCGATGGTGGTCGACACCGTGATCGCCGGCACGACCGCGACCTTCCGCTACGCGGCGACCCGGGACGCCAGCATGACCGTGATCGTGCACGGCCAGGGCCACCGGGTCGACTTCCCGTCGACGGGCGGTGCCTACCGCACGGTCAGCGCCGCGGTGCCGATCCCGGCGGGCGCGACGGTGATCGTGCAGCGCAACGCCGACGACCAGGCCGCCGGCCTGACGGTCGACTGGCTGCGCGTGTCCGGCTGA
- a CDS encoding MFS transporter: MTSTQFSPPVAGPARAWLGAGLALAAIGWGANQFAPLIVLYQQRFGLSPAAAGAVFGLYALGLIPALLAGGKWSDAAGRRPVVLTALAMSFAATCLLMAGGTQPIGLYAGRLLAGVASGLAFGTGAAWLKELSAGAGDAAAGPRRTTVSMTVGFAAGPFVAGLCAQWLPAPATTAYGPHLLLLLAAAIAVRRTPDPGGPAATRTRPAGNSGVAVPFMVVLLPFAPWVFGTAAIALAYLPALVADQVSEHALLFSAVATATTALTGILVQPLAKKIHRTGGSRLLPAAMLAVLTGIGCAAWAASAMSPAAVLLASAVLGAAYGLTQFAGLVKVQEIAADRALGTATAAYQVLSYLGFALPFLISFAQARTHVAPAVLLLVVLGAAVVATAWIAVTAHAPRGPASARRR; the protein is encoded by the coding sequence GTGACCTCGACGCAGTTTTCGCCGCCCGTGGCCGGACCGGCCCGAGCGTGGCTGGGCGCCGGCCTCGCCCTGGCCGCGATCGGATGGGGCGCGAACCAGTTCGCCCCCTTGATCGTGCTCTACCAGCAGCGCTTCGGCCTCTCCCCCGCGGCCGCCGGCGCCGTGTTCGGCCTGTACGCCCTGGGCCTGATCCCGGCCCTGCTCGCCGGGGGGAAGTGGTCGGACGCCGCGGGCCGCCGGCCGGTCGTGCTGACCGCGCTGGCCATGTCGTTCGCCGCGACCTGCCTGCTGATGGCCGGCGGCACGCAGCCGATCGGGCTCTACGCGGGCCGGCTGCTGGCCGGCGTGGCGAGCGGTCTCGCGTTCGGCACCGGAGCCGCGTGGCTGAAAGAGCTGTCGGCGGGCGCGGGCGACGCCGCGGCCGGGCCCCGGCGGACGACCGTGTCCATGACCGTCGGGTTCGCGGCCGGCCCCTTCGTCGCCGGACTGTGCGCCCAGTGGCTGCCGGCCCCGGCCACGACCGCCTACGGGCCGCATTTGCTGCTGCTGCTCGCCGCGGCGATCGCAGTGCGGCGGACGCCGGATCCCGGGGGCCCGGCGGCGACGCGCACCCGGCCGGCCGGGAACTCCGGGGTGGCCGTGCCGTTCATGGTGGTGCTGCTGCCGTTCGCGCCCTGGGTGTTCGGCACCGCCGCGATCGCCCTCGCCTACCTGCCGGCGCTGGTCGCCGACCAGGTCAGCGAGCACGCCCTGCTCTTCAGCGCCGTCGCCACCGCGACGACCGCGCTGACCGGGATCCTCGTCCAGCCACTGGCGAAGAAGATCCACCGCACCGGCGGATCCCGCCTGCTCCCGGCAGCGATGCTGGCGGTGCTCACCGGCATCGGCTGCGCGGCCTGGGCCGCCTCGGCGATGTCTCCCGCGGCCGTGCTGCTCGCCTCCGCGGTGCTCGGCGCCGCCTACGGCCTCACCCAGTTCGCCGGCCTGGTCAAGGTCCAGGAGATCGCCGCCGACCGGGCGCTCGGCACCGCGACCGCGGCCTACCAGGTGCTCAGCTACCTCGGCTTCGCGCTCCCGTTCCTGATCTCCTTCGCGCAGGCGCGCACGCACGTGGCCCCCGCGGTCCTCCTGCTCGTCGTGCTCGGCGCGGCCGTGGTGGCCACGGCCTGGATCGCCGTCACGGCACACGCACCGCGCGGGCCAGCGTCAGCCCGCCGAAGGTGA
- a CDS encoding sensor histidine kinase yields the protein MSTGRIRLRDALIAAGVATALLVAGLSGHHPATGLVPLGYALLVIGGLALAAYRRAPVTVLAVTGLCALGYQAAGVDVPAVAYLLAVYAVVRAGHRLIAVVSAVVMLVALPLAILAAPGDLPVGAAVTHTRDVLQIAWLIAAGAAGEALRQAERRADEAERTREETARRRADEERLHIARELHDSLTHQISVIKVQAEVAVHLAGKRGEQVPDALLAIRDAGREAARELRATLEALRDDKNPSHGLDDVPELVRRARAAGLDATLTIEGQRNDVSAAAGRTGYRIVQESLTNIARHASAGTASVHIGYRPGTLVIRVDDDGKATPDAAPVPGVGLLGMRERVTALGGRLRAAPRSEGGFTVHAELPVEPAP from the coding sequence ATGAGCACGGGACGGATCCGGCTCCGGGACGCGCTGATCGCCGCCGGGGTGGCCACGGCCCTGCTCGTCGCCGGGCTGTCCGGGCACCACCCGGCCACGGGCCTCGTCCCGCTGGGCTACGCGCTGCTGGTGATCGGCGGCCTGGCGCTGGCCGCCTACCGCCGGGCCCCGGTCACCGTGCTGGCCGTGACCGGGTTGTGCGCGCTGGGCTACCAGGCCGCCGGCGTCGACGTGCCCGCCGTCGCGTACCTGCTGGCGGTGTACGCCGTGGTCCGGGCGGGACACCGCCTGATCGCGGTGGTGAGCGCGGTGGTCATGCTGGTCGCGCTCCCGCTCGCGATCCTGGCCGCGCCCGGCGACCTGCCCGTGGGAGCGGCGGTCACGCACACCCGCGACGTCCTCCAGATCGCGTGGCTGATCGCCGCCGGCGCGGCGGGCGAGGCGCTGCGGCAGGCCGAGCGCCGGGCGGACGAGGCCGAGCGCACCCGGGAGGAGACCGCGCGCCGCCGTGCCGACGAGGAACGGCTGCACATCGCGCGGGAGCTGCACGACTCGCTGACCCACCAGATCTCCGTCATCAAGGTGCAGGCCGAGGTCGCCGTCCACCTCGCCGGCAAGCGGGGCGAGCAGGTGCCGGACGCGCTGCTGGCGATCCGGGACGCCGGCCGGGAGGCGGCCCGCGAACTGCGCGCGACCCTGGAAGCGTTGCGGGACGACAAGAACCCCTCGCACGGGCTCGACGACGTCCCGGAACTGGTGCGACGGGCCCGGGCGGCCGGCCTGGACGCGACGCTGACGATCGAGGGCCAGCGCAACGATGTCAGCGCCGCGGCGGGCCGGACCGGCTACCGGATCGTCCAGGAGTCGCTGACCAACATCGCCCGGCACGCCTCCGCCGGGACCGCGTCGGTCCACATCGGCTACCGCCCCGGGACGCTGGTCATCCGCGTCGACGACGACGGCAAAGCCACTCCGGACGCCGCGCCGGTTCCCGGCGTGGGGTTGCTCGGGATGCGCGAACGGGTCACCGCGCTCGGCGGCCGGCTGCGGGCGGCCCCGCGCAGCGAAGGCGGTTTCACCGTCCACGCGGAACTTCCCGTGGAGCCCGCACCGTGA
- a CDS encoding cytochrome P450: protein MSAAADELLLSLSTPAGLADPYPVYAKLREETPVFRSAVFGGWVLSRFADCQPVLADGETFLVLDAQWRDRHTPGWRDNPAMALLADLLPWKNPPEHTRERRLLLRDFTVRRVQGLEPAVRRAVDRVLDRFADATADGTAAEFVGTVLYPLGMAVIGDLVGVPEADHDRLRRVTDLIGKQVDPAMSADLRAEVDAAAVEFRAYCADLIALRRTEPRDDLTSALLARPTADAELMSADDVLNSLVVLFGGGYETTAGALGLGIHALLTHPEQFALLAGDPGLAAGAAEEMLRWDGSAQMSQRAAVRPAVVDGVEIPAGDVIVVLIGAANRDPARFADPDRFDITRDAGRGLFFGHGLHLCLGAALARLEMTVLLEQLGKRFPALRIAGAVQRRQNPALRGMAALPLTR from the coding sequence GTGTCCGCAGCAGCCGACGAACTCCTGTTGTCCCTGTCCACCCCGGCCGGGCTCGCCGATCCGTACCCGGTCTACGCGAAGCTCCGCGAAGAGACGCCGGTCTTCCGCAGCGCGGTCTTCGGCGGCTGGGTGCTCAGCCGGTTCGCCGACTGCCAACCGGTGCTGGCCGACGGCGAGACCTTCCTGGTGCTGGACGCGCAGTGGCGCGACCGGCACACGCCGGGCTGGCGGGACAACCCGGCCATGGCGCTGCTGGCCGACCTCCTGCCGTGGAAGAACCCGCCGGAACACACCCGTGAGCGCCGCCTGCTCCTGCGGGACTTCACCGTCCGGCGCGTGCAGGGGCTGGAGCCCGCGGTCCGCCGGGCCGTCGACCGGGTGCTGGACCGCTTCGCCGACGCCACGGCGGACGGGACCGCGGCGGAGTTCGTCGGCACGGTGCTCTACCCGCTCGGGATGGCGGTGATCGGCGACCTGGTCGGCGTGCCCGAAGCCGACCACGACCGGCTCCGCCGCGTCACCGACCTGATCGGCAAGCAGGTCGACCCGGCGATGTCGGCGGACCTGCGCGCCGAGGTCGACGCGGCCGCCGTCGAATTCCGTGCCTACTGCGCGGATCTGATCGCGCTGCGGCGCACGGAACCCCGCGACGACCTGACGTCCGCGCTGCTGGCCCGGCCCACCGCGGACGCGGAGCTGATGTCCGCCGACGACGTGCTCAATTCGCTCGTGGTGCTGTTCGGCGGCGGCTACGAGACCACCGCGGGGGCGCTGGGCCTCGGCATCCACGCGCTGCTGACCCATCCGGAGCAGTTCGCCTTGCTCGCGGGGGATCCGGGGCTGGCGGCCGGGGCGGCCGAGGAGATGCTGCGGTGGGACGGATCCGCCCAGATGAGCCAGCGCGCGGCCGTCCGCCCGGCGGTGGTCGACGGCGTGGAGATCCCGGCGGGGGACGTGATCGTGGTGCTCATCGGGGCGGCGAACCGGGATCCGGCGCGGTTCGCGGACCCGGACCGGTTCGACATCACCCGGGACGCCGGCCGGGGCCTGTTCTTCGGGCACGGCCTGCACCTGTGCCTCGGCGCGGCACTGGCGCGGCTCGAGATGACCGTGCTGCTCGAACAGCTCGGCAAGCGCTTCCCGGCGTTGCGGATCGCCGGTGCGGTCCAGCGCCGCCAGAACCCGGCGCTGCGCGGGATGGCGGCCTTGCCCCTCACCCGGTGA
- a CDS encoding DUF6223 family protein, whose translation MSVTHAVLGAATPMPAAVTAYTVTAARVWATAAALLGLAGAIIGGRALARTRRRAGDGRRGAIVALATGLAAVVVGGLNLAVADGGPGTGNGVVGGAAAVVAGLLALTFGGLTLARAVRVP comes from the coding sequence ATGTCCGTCACCCACGCCGTACTCGGCGCCGCCACCCCGATGCCGGCCGCCGTCACCGCGTACACCGTGACCGCCGCACGGGTCTGGGCCACCGCGGCCGCGTTGCTGGGGCTGGCCGGTGCGATCATCGGCGGCCGCGCGCTGGCCCGCACCCGCCGCCGGGCCGGCGACGGGAGAAGGGGAGCGATCGTGGCGCTGGCGACCGGACTGGCCGCCGTCGTCGTCGGCGGGCTCAACCTGGCCGTCGCCGACGGCGGTCCCGGCACCGGCAACGGGGTCGTCGGTGGCGCCGCGGCCGTGGTCGCCGGTCTCCTGGCCCTCACCTTCGGCGGGCTGACGCTGGCCCGCGCGGTGCGTGTGCCGTGA
- a CDS encoding response regulator, with amino-acid sequence MIRVLLADDQPLIRSGFRALLDIEDDIDVVAEAADGGEAVALATRHLPDIALIDIRMPVVDGIEATRRIAAEPALAGVHVVILTNYGLDEYVFDALRAGAAGFLVKDIEPEDFLHAVRVAARGDALLAPSITRKLIDRYVTQPPATGAPAGLAHLTNREREAVALVAQGLANDQIAARMVISPLTAKTHINRAMTKLHARDRAQLVVLAYESGLVTPRTS; translated from the coding sequence GTGATCAGGGTCCTGCTGGCCGACGACCAGCCGCTCATCCGCAGCGGGTTCCGCGCCCTCCTCGACATCGAGGACGACATCGACGTGGTGGCCGAGGCGGCCGACGGCGGCGAGGCCGTCGCGCTGGCCACCCGGCACCTGCCCGACATCGCGCTCATCGACATCCGGATGCCGGTCGTCGACGGCATCGAGGCGACCCGGCGCATCGCCGCCGAGCCGGCCCTGGCCGGGGTGCACGTCGTCATCCTGACCAACTACGGCCTGGACGAGTACGTCTTCGACGCGCTGCGTGCCGGCGCGGCCGGGTTCCTCGTCAAGGACATCGAGCCGGAGGACTTCCTCCACGCCGTGCGGGTGGCCGCCCGTGGCGACGCCCTGCTCGCCCCCTCGATCACCCGCAAGCTGATCGACCGGTACGTCACCCAGCCACCCGCGACCGGCGCCCCGGCCGGGCTGGCCCACCTGACCAACCGCGAACGCGAAGCCGTCGCCCTGGTCGCGCAGGGGCTGGCCAACGACCAGATCGCGGCCCGCATGGTGATCAGCCCGCTGACCGCGAAGACCCACATCAACCGGGCGATGACCAAGCTCCACGCCCGCGACCGCGCCCAGCTCGTGGTCCTCGCCTACGAATCCGGCCTCGTGACACCGCGCACCTCCTGA
- a CDS encoding GlxA family transcriptional regulator yields MTVVALALSDGVPLYELAAPCAIFGTDRSDLVGSPWYRFEVCAPADARVDRWFRATTEHTYDDLVAADTVVVPACHDGALRPPDDLVDAVRAAFERGARVISICTGAFVLAAAGLLDGRRAATHWLHAETLAKRHPAITVDANALYVDEGRVLTSAGKAAGTDLCLHVVRLDHGAAVANEIARLLVTPPHREGGQAQYVASSSPRTSYDELATVMDWALDNLGRPITIEQLAQHAHLGVRTLNRHFHARVGTNPSQWLQSQRVRRAQHLLEQTGDSVESIAGQVGFGTAAALRRHFRQVLGTSPDTYRRAFTRKAAAD; encoded by the coding sequence ATGACCGTCGTGGCACTCGCCCTGAGCGACGGCGTGCCGCTGTACGAGCTGGCGGCGCCCTGCGCGATCTTCGGGACCGACCGCTCGGACCTCGTCGGCTCGCCGTGGTACCGGTTCGAGGTGTGCGCGCCGGCGGACGCGCGGGTGGACCGGTGGTTCCGCGCGACCACCGAGCACACCTACGACGACCTCGTGGCCGCCGACACCGTCGTGGTGCCGGCGTGCCACGACGGCGCGCTGCGGCCGCCGGACGACCTGGTCGACGCGGTGCGAGCGGCCTTCGAACGCGGGGCGCGGGTGATTTCGATCTGCACCGGCGCGTTCGTGCTCGCGGCGGCGGGCCTGCTCGACGGCCGCCGGGCGGCCACCCACTGGCTGCACGCCGAGACCCTCGCGAAGCGCCACCCGGCCATCACCGTCGACGCGAACGCGCTGTACGTCGACGAGGGGCGGGTCCTCACCTCGGCGGGCAAAGCCGCCGGCACGGACCTGTGCCTGCACGTCGTCCGGCTCGACCACGGCGCCGCCGTCGCGAACGAGATCGCCCGGCTGCTCGTGACGCCCCCGCACCGCGAAGGCGGGCAAGCGCAGTACGTGGCGTCATCGAGCCCCCGGACGTCCTACGACGAGCTGGCGACCGTGATGGACTGGGCGCTCGACAACCTCGGCCGGCCGATCACGATCGAGCAGCTGGCCCAGCACGCCCATCTCGGCGTGCGCACGCTGAACCGGCACTTCCACGCCCGGGTCGGCACGAATCCGTCGCAATGGCTGCAGAGCCAGCGCGTCCGCCGCGCACAGCACCTGCTCGAGCAGACCGGCGACAGCGTCGAGTCCATCGCGGGCCAGGTCGGCTTCGGCACCGCCGCGGCCCTGCGGCGCCACTTCCGGCAGGTTCTCGGCACCAGCCCGGACACCTATCGCCGTGCCTTCACGCGGAAGGCGGCGGCGGACTGA
- a CDS encoding helix-turn-helix transcriptional regulator, translating to MITGTVDIARELAVFLRTRRESLDPRDFGLPARRQARRTPGLRREEVAELAGVSTDYIVRLEQARGLRPSAAVAEMLARALRLGPEERAYLFGLAQQRPRDVGEPATAAAPSLARLVADLSPRPAMLMNHRYDILAWNGEMAELLVDFGALPPAERNGIRLCLLHPQLQESYVDRERVVRDGIAHLRAAWSRHPGDEALNALIAECLDRDREFARLWAERDVRISGRGHKVLRHPAVGVIALQFEVLMPLQDPDQRLLIYRAADEESQAALDRLPSR from the coding sequence ATGATCACCGGCACCGTGGACATCGCCCGGGAGCTGGCCGTCTTCCTGCGGACCCGGCGCGAAAGCCTGGATCCCCGGGATTTCGGCCTGCCGGCGCGCCGGCAGGCCCGGCGGACCCCCGGACTGCGCCGCGAGGAGGTCGCCGAGCTGGCCGGGGTCAGCACCGACTACATCGTGCGGCTGGAACAGGCCCGCGGGCTGCGGCCCTCGGCGGCCGTGGCGGAGATGCTGGCCCGGGCACTGCGCCTCGGCCCCGAGGAGCGCGCCTACCTCTTCGGCCTGGCGCAGCAGCGTCCCCGAGACGTCGGCGAACCCGCCACGGCCGCGGCGCCGTCACTGGCCCGGCTGGTCGCCGACCTGTCGCCGCGGCCGGCCATGCTCATGAACCACCGCTACGACATCCTCGCCTGGAACGGCGAAATGGCGGAGCTGCTGGTGGACTTCGGCGCCCTGCCACCGGCCGAGCGCAACGGGATCCGGCTGTGCCTGCTGCACCCGCAGCTCCAGGAGTCCTACGTCGACCGGGAACGCGTGGTGCGGGACGGGATCGCCCACCTGCGCGCCGCGTGGTCCAGGCACCCGGGGGACGAGGCGCTGAACGCCCTCATCGCCGAATGCCTGGACCGTGACCGGGAGTTCGCGCGGTTGTGGGCCGAGCGGGACGTCCGGATCAGCGGCCGCGGGCACAAAGTGCTGCGGCATCCCGCTGTCGGCGTGATCGCCCTGCAGTTCGAAGTGCTCATGCCCCTGCAGGACCCGGACCAGCGCCTGCTGATCTACCGCGCCGCGGACGAGGAGAGCCAGGCGGCACTGGACCGGTTGCCCTCCCGGTGA
- a CDS encoding aldo/keto reductase gives MSLTLDTYRLLGRSGLRVSPLALGTATFGNEWGWGAEQDDARELFDTYVERGGNFIDTADSYGSSESMLGEFTRDRRESLVLATKYTTQRRPGDPNSGGAHRKNLFASVESSLRRLNTDYLDLLHLHVWDFSTSVEEILRGLDDLVRQGKVLYVGMSNVPAWEISRMQAIADLRGWAPLVALQIDYSLINRGGERDLIPMARELGLGVNPYSPLGGGVLSGKYTRADLTATGDDPGESTRRSFNARLGMVTERTLAIADVVREIAGELGHSAAQVALAWTLQNPGVTAPVLGARTPEQLLGNLGALEVGFTAEHLARLDEVSAIDLGYPHDLLAGPHIRKVTVGDLKVETRR, from the coding sequence ATGTCGCTCACCCTCGACACCTACCGGCTGCTGGGCCGGTCCGGGCTGCGGGTGTCACCGCTGGCGCTGGGCACGGCGACCTTCGGCAACGAGTGGGGCTGGGGCGCGGAGCAGGACGACGCGCGCGAGCTGTTCGACACCTACGTCGAGCGCGGTGGCAACTTCATCGACACCGCCGACAGCTACGGCAGCTCCGAAAGCATGCTGGGCGAGTTCACCCGCGACCGCCGCGAAAGCCTGGTGCTGGCCACGAAGTACACGACGCAGCGGCGGCCGGGCGATCCGAATTCCGGGGGCGCTCACCGCAAGAACCTGTTCGCGTCGGTGGAATCCAGCCTGCGGCGGCTGAACACGGACTACCTCGACCTGCTCCACCTGCACGTGTGGGATTTCTCGACCTCGGTGGAGGAGATCCTGCGCGGCCTGGACGACCTGGTCCGGCAGGGCAAGGTCCTGTACGTGGGGATGTCGAACGTGCCGGCGTGGGAGATCTCGCGGATGCAGGCGATCGCGGACCTGCGCGGCTGGGCGCCCCTGGTCGCGCTGCAGATCGACTACAGCCTCATCAACCGGGGCGGGGAACGTGACCTGATCCCGATGGCACGGGAGCTGGGACTGGGCGTGAACCCGTACTCACCCCTGGGCGGCGGCGTGCTCTCCGGCAAGTACACCCGCGCCGACCTGACCGCGACGGGCGACGACCCCGGGGAAAGCACCCGCAGGAGCTTCAACGCCCGCCTGGGCATGGTCACCGAACGCACGCTCGCCATCGCCGACGTCGTGCGGGAGATCGCCGGGGAGCTGGGGCACTCGGCCGCCCAGGTCGCACTGGCCTGGACCCTGCAGAACCCGGGCGTGACGGCACCCGTCCTCGGCGCTCGCACCCCCGAGCAGCTGCTGGGGAACCTCGGCGCGCTGGAGGTCGGCTTCACCGCCGAGCACCTGGCGCGCCTCGACGAGGTCAGCGCGATCGACCTCGGCTACCCGCACGACCTGCTCGCCGGTCCCCACATCCGCAAGGTGACCGTGGGCGATCTGAAGGTCGAAACCCGCCGCTGA